Proteins found in one Danaus plexippus chromosome 3 unlocalized genomic scaffold, MEX_DaPlex mxdp_25, whole genome shotgun sequence genomic segment:
- the LOC133318702 gene encoding ichor-like, whose protein sequence is MKCAGVAGGGDELLLGGCWLDPKDASPPPCHELLDSLLAPPPLAELKPLPPFTGYTGHLSINGISGHHFHAIAQRLPEENNNYPTQSGYGADQDVVSSSTCAAESEPPDLEDVKPFPLDAPDTKPFAESSAPGVADSCAQSCSPPAKIFDDGHKQDMYDISSIEDLAAIIGSAIADTTVQSQPEDPDRNDSRDSWMDIDAWIAGACSQHGDKIVQQDLSEFGFGSPPPSQSSHQSSIDFPCKPSQEFSKREEFLQKNLGQAGSTLQSLLSHGYMPLLQNRLQNGPPVKQEAPSSTSCGMDVISTSSPPGNAVSTTDGVGGLLNGRYAPHYALGLKLDGLCSPERLLGYSHAHTTTVTPSSKSKRSRAKAKQVNNGGSLHGSSLAFASATSAELSGLLGKEKPVHRCGICNRGFLNKSNIKVHLRTHTGEKPFRCDVCAKAFRQKAHLIKHQQIHKRIGRD, encoded by the coding sequence ATGAAGTGCGCCGGTGTGGCCGGCGGCGGCGACGAGCTGCTGCTGGGCGGCTGCTGGCTGGACCCCAAGGACGCCTCCCCTCCGCCCTGCCACGAGCTCCTCGACTCTCTCCTCGCCCCTCCACCACTGGCCGAACTCAAACCTCTCCCGCCCTTCACCGGATATACCGGCCACCTCTCCATCAACGGCATCTCCGGTCATCATTTCCATGCTATAGCACAACGTCTTCCAGAAGAAAACAACAACTATCCCACGCAGAGCGGTTACGGTGCCGATCAGGATGTGGTCTCCTCGTCTACGTGTGCCGCTGAATCCGAGCCTCCGGATCTCGAGGATGTCAAACCTTTCCCTCTGGACGCCCCGGATACCAAACCGTTTGCAGAGTCGTCGGCGCCCGGTGTAGCGGACTCCTGTGCTCAATCTTGTTCCCCGCCTGCGAAAATATTTGATGATGGACATAAACAAGACATGTACGACATCAGTTCAATAGAGGACTTAGCAGCCATCATTGGCTCCGCGATCGCTGATACGACTGTTCAGTCTCAGCCGGAGGATCCTGACAGAAATGATTCTAGAGATAGCTGGATGGACATAGATGCATGGATAGCGGGCGCTTGTAGTCAACATGGGGACAAAATAGTTCAACAAGACCTATCGGAATTCGGTTTCGGTTCTCCGCCACCATCACAATCGAGTCACCAGTCCAGTATAGACTTTCCATGCAAGCCCAGCCAAGAGTTCTCGAAGAGAGAAGAATTTCTTCAAAAGAATTTAGGACAGGCTGGATCTACTCTCCAGTCGCTATTATCTCATGGCTACATGCCTTTATTGCAAAACAGATTGCAAAATGGTCCCCCTGTTAAACAAGAGGCTCCAAGTTCGACGAGTTGTGGCATGGACGTAATATCAACGTCGTCGCCACCAGGGAACGCCGTTTCAACCACAGACGGTGTTGGAGGATTGCTCAATGGCAGATATGCACCCCATTATGCTCTCGGGCTAAAACTGGATGGACTCTGTAGTCCAGAAAGATTACTCGGCTATTCACACGCCCACACGACTACGGTTACTCCATCCAGTAAAAGTAAACGTAGTCGAGCAAAAGCAAAACAAGTAAACAACGGAGGAAGTCTGCATGGAAGTTCGTTAGCCTTCGCATCGGCAACATCTGCGGAACTGAGCGGCTTGCTAGGGAAAGAGAAACCGGTGCATCGCTGTGGGATCTGTAATAGAGGGTTTTTGAACAAGTCCAACATAAAGGTTCATCTCCGGACTCACACCGGGGAGAAGCCCTTCAGATGCGACGTATGCGCAAAGGCTTTCCGTCAGAAGGCGCATCTGATAAAACATCAGCAGATCCACAAGAGGATTGGGCGGG